Within Ictalurus furcatus strain D&B chromosome 3, Billie_1.0, whole genome shotgun sequence, the genomic segment AAAATAAACGAGACGGTGAAGGTGGAGTGCGCACTACTTTATTAAAAGGCCTTAAAGTTTTtagaacaaacagaaaaatacagTCCTCTTATTTACACAAACGCCACGAGAGGCTTCCGAACACGCAGACGGACAAGAGAAGGAAAACAAAGAAGttctgtataaaaaataaacctctATGTTCGTACagaaaggacacacacacacacacacacacacacacacacacagagtgtaaaACTGCACTAACGGCCCGCTCGTTAATACAACGAATCATCAGACAGGTTAAAACAAGAAGAGGCAGAAGAATGCTGTAAACCACAGGGaatctccgtgtgtgtgtgtgtgtgggggggagagagagagaagagtttagcgtttctatagcagCTAAGGGAAATTCCGGAGATGctcctttaaaacaaaaccaaaaaaaccctgtCGTATCAGTGTGAggataattaaatgtaaattcacTCAGACAGTAAAGCAGGAGGCGGAGCTAAGACGATCTAAAAGATTAGCAAAAACCCGGAATTCTGATGGGAATCACTAAGACGAGGGAAGAGTAACGAGTCCCGAGGAGGATGAAACCGTAAAAGTGTAAAGACCACTCCTTTCCTTCAGGGCCGacgactcacacacacatacacacacacacatacacacaccagtcAGTGGGACATCATCATGCTGATTCTTCTGCTGGATTCGTCAcactgtcaacacacacacacacacaccaaaaatcaGAACATTTTGAGAGCTGATGAAGGTTAAGAGTAAGTATAAAGTAatgacagtgtgtgtggtgctgttacaggaaaataacggaggacaggatggtgtgatgaagcggagttccTCTTACACACACCCCCgcggtgttttattcctctttcacCACAGCAAACTGATAACCATTACATCAGTCACCTGTTCTGCTCCGCTGCTGCAGTTTCATCCGTCCTTTCCCTCTCGGTCTCAGTGCTTTTATCTTCAGGGCTTGAGTCTCCATTCACAGCTCtgttctctacacacacacacacacacacacacacgatgttAAAAAGATTAACACGAAAGAGTGTGTAAAATATTCCAGTGTCTACAACTGAACTAAAAGATGAGCCACAGCGCCGTGTCAGTCATTCACATGCCGCTCGGTTCACCTGCCGAGGTTCTCCTCACCTGCTCCGGGTTCTCTGCTCTGCTCGGCTCTCTTTAGCGCCCCCTTCTTGGCGTCCTCGAACTGCCGCTGCTCAGCCAGAGATTTATTGATCACCTGACTGATCAGCGTCTCTCCTTCACCCACCAGGAACATGGTCTTAAATTTATTATACAGCATGGTGGCTTTGTCCATCACGTCCTGACTCGCCTTGAACCTGCGGATCTGCACATACGTTCCCATGACAACCGTGTTAAACACGAGCCGGACAGTCGTGGGGTCTCCGCGTTGCCATGTTAACGCCGGCCTTTTTACATAGACGCAGTTGATAGTAGCTCAGAGAGACCTGGAGACTGTTAATGACAGGAGGCGGAGCGACTGTTGGCAAACAAAGTGGGCGTGGCAACCCATTTTCGGTAACGGCATGCAAACGAGAAGTGAAGTTTTCCTTATTTTCAATGTTTTATtacgattttattttatacgaCGTTTATCTGAGCTGCATTCGCACGTCCTGCCTTGTGTATCGCACCACCCCGGTGTTGCCGCTGAAACCATGGCAACCTGCAGTAAACCAAAAACAGGACACGCCCACTAGAGACCAGGGTGAATGATCTGTCCTGTGTGAACGCGCGGCGAGTCTTCACTGCGGCGGACTGCGGCGTGTCGTTTCCTTTCCCGCCCTCGTAAATAAACGCGGTCGAGTTTAGTTCAGTCGCAGAAACGTTTCCTTCTTTTCAGTTTCCAAACCAACGGCCGGTCACGACGAGACAAACCGGGATAAACACGGAGCTCTGAGGCGCTACCGAACACAAACAACCCCAAAAGCTGCTCTGTAAAGACAATTTACAGAGCAAACATGGCTACTGCCTGGAATCCGCTCATTACGCTGCCGTGGATGTTCGCTGCACGGAATGGAGCTGATTCTTAAGTGCTTTTATAGAGGATTAACAAAAAAGGCACCAAAAAGTGTTTTGGTTTGTTAGTTTTTAAAAGTCTAAGGTGTTCGGTCGGGTCGGGcacaaacaattttaaaaaaatttttaaaaaatatatttatttatttaatacatagaAAGTGTGTAAAGTTTAAGAACGAAGAGAGCTAAAGAGGTTTACGTTACTTTACGGGGAGGATCACGGGATTCAGAGCTTATACTTCTCCTGAAATGTAAACGAGTCTGCAGTGGGCCGTACAGGAGCGTGGACACGGCGTGTGAGAGTTAAATCACACGAATCTGTCCTGTGGCGTGTACGGAAACCATGACGTCGAACCCGTTACACATCCCGGTGAAATCCCAGGAGAGGAGGGATGGGGTTCATCTGGAGAAAGATGACGTGTGTGTTCCCTCACCTTCTTGAGCGTGGCGATGAGCTCACAGTGTTTCTGAAGGTGCTGCGTGGTGAGCTGCAGCGAGCTCAGTTCATCCAGAGCCACCAGACACTTCTTCACATCCTGAAACACATCCGGACGTTATTCTGGGTAAcatactgtctgtgtgtgtgtgtgtgtgtgtgtgtgtgtgtgtgtgtgtgtgtgtgtgtgtgtgtggagttcacGCCCCTGGACTCACCGGGTTGTTGATCTTCAGGGAGATTTTAATCTCGCCGTGTAACCTCTGCAGCCGCGACTCTGTCGACACGTCTGTACAGAGAAACGCCACAAACAcgtaacaaataaatacaaaccacggattatatttaataaagaaatcacCTTCATTAGGCATCACGAGCTTCCGGGAATgaggaagggtgtgtgtgtgtgtgtgtgtgtgtgtgtaggcagaatATGAAGGTTAGaaataatgtacatttttacTGGATTAAACTCATCTTGTGTACTAGATGATGAGATTTCAATCAGTTCAGTGCATATATTAAGACATCGGGTCATTTAAGTGGATTTTCATACGTGTGAAGTTTTATTACCTGCTGCTTACACGATCACGAAAGTAAAAACAACCCCAATCCAGTAAAAGTTGGGACagcatggaaaatgcaaaaaaaaaaaaaaacacaaagagagtTGTCTGAAAATCCAGTTCACGCTGTACTATACTGAGAACACATTATTAActcattatttgatgttttactttgtgaatttaatttatttaatcttattAGAAATTTGATGACTGAAACACGCTCTTAAACAGTTGGGATAGTCAACTGattaccgctgtgtaacatcagcttttcttttaataacacttattaagcgtttggacgctgagtgaagactccAGTTGTTAACTTTAGCGAGaggaattttccccattcaaccattatgcatttcttcagctgagcGACTGTACTGGGCCTTCGTCAagttattttgcgcttcataacgtgccacacgttctcaatgggagacaggtcaggactgcagcaggccatgctcgcacccgcTCTCTCTGCttatgcgcttgtaatccggatAGAATGTGGTGTGGCGTTATCCTGCTCTGAATGGAAGCACATgtttctccaaaatgtgtacatatctttctgcattaatgctgccctcacagatgtgcaagttccccatgccatgggcactgacacacccacataccatgggcactgacacacccccataccatgacagacgctggatttcggacctgacgctgataacagctcggacagtccttttcctctttggcccggagaacacgacggctgttttgtccagaaactatttgaaatgttgactcgtcgggccacaaaacacgattccactgtgctactgtccatgtcagatgagaccgagcccagagaagtgggcggagcttctggacagtgttgatttgttgcttctgctttgcatagtaaagccttaacttgcatctgtggatgcagcggcgaatggtgtcgagtGACAGAGGTTTACCgcagtattcccgagcccatgtcaggatctcattacagactcatgagggtttttaagacggtgacgtctcagggatcggagatcacacgcattcagaagtggttttcggcctcgccctttacgcaccgagatttgaccgcaTTCCTCGAatctttaattatattgtgcgctgTAGAAGGTTCTTCTTCTCCCTAATGAATAACACGTGTATCAGCGCCGAAATCCGATACTAATTAATAGACCCTTCCAGTAAGCCCCGCCCCCGTCCTCATATGTTCCTAGCTCATTAAGGTGAAAAATAatccacctgtgtgtgtgtgtccgaaTTAGTAAACATTAGAcacgtatatacagtatagttaaCATCACTTTACTACGTTTATTATCCATGCACTGAAAGAGAAGAACAGGACAGAGATTTTGAATCAAAATCAATCCATACAGGAATCTTTTTGTGATCGTTTCGGCcaaaactactcgaatcggcgaaatcACAATCGCACGAAATAGTTCTGCACGCTCTCCctgtgatgtttgctggtaaacgaGACGTTttggctgtactcatgttcgtcTGTACAGTCCTCAGTGCTTAGAGTTCAGCTcacccttttttctctctcctttcctttcatCTTTCTTCCCCTCCTCTTTTCCCAACCTgcaggaaaggaaagaaaaaaacgagAGGAACATAAACATATCAATTAAAATAATCTATAATCATGCAGTGACATCACAGTGCGTGGATTAacaagtttaatttatttagcatttaaataattatactaaatatctagaaattcattcattatatttttaatattattattattattatttttttgaaaataataaaaactaaactCTTAGAGCTGAaccacaatttaaaataaaatgaaattaataaataaaacctaaaaacaaatacaattttaataattataaatgagaaataatataattgaaatgaataatttaataataataaataagaaaaatgtgtgtaaaacgGTCTGGACACTTTTTACACACGTTTCGACGGTTAATCACGTAAAGACAAAATCTCCAAAAAGgtcgtctgtgtgtgtgtgtgtgtgtgtgtgtgtggacaaatATCTTACTCGTTTATTTCCTCCGGTTTACGTCGTCCGTCTTTTTCTGCGTCAGTTGTCTGCTTTGCCCGCTTACGGTTTCGCTTCTGCTCgagcacaagagagagaaaaaagaataaatcgTAATTAAGAGggtgtgtgatgaagcggaggcACTGATACCAcactcaagtgtgtgtgtgtgtgtgtgtgtgatgaagtggaggcACTGATACCAcactcaagtgtgtgtgtgtgtgtgtgtgatgaagtggaggcACTGATACCAcactcaagtgtgtgtgtgtgtgtgatgaagcggaggcACTGATACCAcactcaagtgtgtgtgtgtgatgaagtggaggcACTGATACCAcactcaagtgtgtgtgtgtgtgtgtgtgtgtgtgtgtgtgtgtgtgatgaagtggaggcACTGATACCAcactcaagtgtgtgtgtgtgtgtgtgtgtgtgtgatgaagtggaggcACTGATACCAcactcaagtgtgtgtgtgtgtgtgtgtgtgtgtgtgtgtgtgtgtgtgtgtgatgaagcagagtcactGATACCACActgaagtaagtgtgtgtgtgtgtgtgtgtgtgtgtgtgtgtgtttaccccGTCCTCGTCAGACTCAGATGAGCTCTCCTCTTTGGCACTGCGCTTCTTCTTGGCCTCTGGCTCTTTCTTCCCTCCTTTACtctcatctttttcttttttcttcttcccctctGCCCTGCgctcctcctctccatctgaGGACCTGCTCTTATCCTCCGCTGCTCTCTTACGCTTTTTCTCTGCATCTCCACcaacatctctgtgtgtgtgtgagagagagagagagagagagagagagaaagagagagagagaaagagagagagagtaaatgccactatctgtattcATAATGAACATTATGAACGTTTTTTTCttagtaattaaataatttgtCTTGAAGAGTCCAGTGCATAGAGGTtacattgctctctctctctcacacacacacacacacccatgtgAGGTCTGCTGCTGCAGTAGAAGCAGTTTTTCCGCGTTGGGTTTCCTGCCTCTCCGTTTTGGAGTTGGTGTTTCtgtggctgagagagagagagaaacacacacacacacacacacacacacacacacacacacacacttaaacacttACAAACCACCACAAATCATTCCTTTCATAAAACCCAATTTAGTATTAAAATCTGTTTTGAGATAAGTCAGGCCGTACCCATGGGGCTGGATGTGTGGCTCGCAGCTCCGCCCTCTTCCTCCGAGTCCTGCTCGGCTTCAGCCTGCACCatcacagatttaaaaaaaaacaaaaacaaaggagagaaaaaaaaagaacttttaattttaaattatgttttacatttttattttagtttcagCTCAcaaagaccacgcctccttgacagaaacacaaaggccacgcctctttcacagGGACAGACCGGTATAGAGGTTACGCCGAAGTGGAGACGCAGTGGCCACGTCCTCTACACTGAGactgatacagaggccacacctcttcaTTCGAGACTGTAGGTAAATAAGCCAAACTTAGAGATACTGAGGAaaaaaggccacacctccttcactgagactgacatttACAGGTCACGCCTCTTTCAGTAAGATCtgaaggccacacctccttcgctGAGAGACAGGTGCCATGCCGCCTTCCCTGAGACttaaaggccacacctccttcatttagagagagagagatagaggccACATCTCCTTCAGTGAACAacgcagaggccacacctccttcactgagactgacatttacaggtcacgcctccttcagtaaGATCtgaaggccacacctccttcgctGAGAGACAGATGCCATGCTGCCTTCACTGAGATGTAAAGGCCACACCTCAttcatttagagagagagacagaggccacacctccttcaccaagacacagaggccacacctccctcaCTGAGACACAGATGCCACGACGCCTTCAGTGAACAacgcagaggccacacctccttcactgaaagagacagagaccaCACCTTCATTAATACttaaaggccacacctccttcactgagagagacagaggccacaccttcattAATACttaaaggccacacctccttcactgagatttAAAGgtcatgcctccttcactgagacttaaaggccacacctccgtcactgaaagagacacagaggccacgcctccttaaaaaaaaaaacccaaacaaacaaaaaaacactgcacaTCCTTCCTTGAGACTAagacactgaggccacacctcctttactgtgactgacaggtacaagGCCACACCTTTGGCTCTTACCTTTTTCTTCCAGACTCTTTTAGCTTTCGCAGCGTCTGCGGGGTCTTTTGGTGGTGAGGcctgaaggaagaaaaaaaaagttaaaactatttcacatatAAACAGAACTCACAGGGCAGGGTTTATAACCGACTCGACCAATACACCACAACATTCATCACATCTGATACAAACATGgacatttaaaattaaaatgatattcACCACGTTTACTTTACTACTGATCTCCTATTTCTCATTAGATGACAAAGCTAAACTGGTAGCCATTAACTTCCTATACTTGTTAGCTTCCTAtataaaaagtatttgcccccatcatGATTtcttgtttgtgtatatgtcacactaaattccaaaatctaaaataaaacaaaggccacctgagtaaacactaagtacagtttttaaatgagaatgttatttactgaagcaaaaaagttctccaataccaactgggcctgtgtgaaaatgtatttgcccccgtagttactaattccccaaatctatgaaactgcattgataatgtggttcagctggacgagacacaaccaggtctgattactgcaagccctgttcaatcacatctacacttatgtagaactttttcaacagcatgaagttgattaAAAGGTCATACCCAGTAACACTACGCCGAAATTCCAGAAacgatgaggaagaagatgaagaaggttacaaagctatttcagaggctctgggactccaaagaaccccagcgagagccgttatctccaaatggaaaaactcggcacagtagtgaaccttcccagaagaagccatgactcatccaggaagtcccaaaaaacccaaggacaacatcgaaggacctgcaggcctctcttgcatcaataaaggtcactgttcatgactccactatcagaaagacactgggggaaaatgtcctccatggaagagaggtgaggtgaaaaccactgctaacccagaagaacattaagactcgtctgaatattgccaaaacacaccttgatgatattcaaaccttttgggagaatgttctgtggactgaggagtcgaaagtggaactgtttggaacaggagtcccgttacatctggtgtaaaccagacacagaattccacaaaaagaacatcatacctacggtccagcatggtggaggcagtgtgatggtgtggggatgctttgctgcttcagggcctgggcagcttgcagtaattgaaagaaacatgaattctgctctctaccagaaaatcctaaaggagaatgtcccgtcttcagtccgtaagctgaaactcagtcgtaactggattatgcaacaagacaacgatccaaagcgtaggagtaagtcctagtcctagcagtaagtgaaagactgatctccagttctcagaagcgtttggttgcagttattgctgctaaaggtagcACAACCAGGTTTTAAATTTAAgtgggcaattagtttttccacaTGGATGATTCTGGTTTTGGATCActtgttttgcttcaataaaataaagaaataaataaaaactttattgtgTTTAGTCGGGTTgcctttatgttgtatttcgtttgaagatctaaaactatttagtatgagatatacacaaaatcagaagaaatcagaatggggcaaatactttttcacagcactgtacattagCATCGTTGTATTGGCCAACTGTTGGAGCAGAAAATACACGGCACTGTACCTCAACTTTTCAAACTTACCCGTGCAGAAGAGACACAAAATTACAAGCATTCTGTGTGAGAAATCTGACATGCACGTGTGGAATAATATAAAATCAAAAGTTAAAAACCACCACCGAAGATTAAAAAGCCTGTATGACCAATAAGAGCAAGGAAGAAGAGTgagagtaaaaacaaaaacaaccccaaacaatGATCTTGTTGCTTCAAATTATAGTTTTGTCTTGAGGGGGTGTATAAACTTTTGCACTGGAGTATAAAaatggaagggaaaaaaaatgaccatTGAAGACATTACTTTggcttcaataaatatattcaaCATTAAAAACAGGAAGTTGTCCTTCATTCGCGCCGAATTcaaattagaagaaaaaaataattttttttaatgtgtaatttttGGGATGTTTATTAATTTCATGTTTCCAACCAAAAAAATTGATTAATCTGAAGCATCAAATGTTTCCTCAGCaacttattattttaaaaatgaactaaattaaattttgaaaaatgtagtAAATTTTCCattgaaacaaagaaaaaaaacccaaaacaaactcggatcattttattcataaaaagcaaacaaataaataaataaataagcgcgcgcgcgcgtgtgtgtggcc encodes:
- the psip1a gene encoding PC4 and SFRS1 interacting protein 1a isoform X2 encodes the protein MARDYKAGDLIFAKMKGYPHWPARIDEVPDGAVKPPNAKFPIFFFGTHETAFLGPKDIFPYLLNKEKYGKPNKRKGFNEGLWEIENNPTVELNGQKVMAMEAVSDKESDGSPEELDEGNEKKKKKSSKASPPKDPADAAKAKRVWKKKAEAEQDSEEEGGAASHTSSPMATETPTPKRRGRKPNAEKLLLLQQQTSHGDVGGDAEKKRKRAAEDKSRSSDGEEERRAEGKKKKEKDESKGGKKEPEAKKKRSAKEESSSESDEDGKRNRKRAKQTTDAEKDGRRKPEEINELGKEEGKKDERKGERKKDVSTESRLQRLHGEIKISLKINNPDVKKCLVALDELSSLQLTTQHLQKHCELIATLKKIRRFKASQDVMDKATMLYNKFKTMFLVGEGETLISQVINKSLAEQRQFEDAKKGALKRAEQSREPGAENRAVNGDSSPEDKSTETERERTDETAAAEQNSVTNPAEESA
- the psip1a gene encoding PC4 and SFRS1 interacting protein 1a isoform X1 — its product is MARDYKAGDLIFAKMKGYPHWPARIDEVPDGAVKPPNAKFPIFFFGTHETAFLGPKDIFPYLLNKEKYGKPNKRKGFNEGLWEIENNPTVELNGQKVMAMEAVSDKESDGSPEELDEGNEKKKKKSSKVAGDEEEEEVEEEEGDGMEVSLVEEASPPKDPADAAKAKRVWKKKAEAEQDSEEEGGAASHTSSPMATETPTPKRRGRKPNAEKLLLLQQQTSHGDVGGDAEKKRKRAAEDKSRSSDGEEERRAEGKKKKEKDESKGGKKEPEAKKKRSAKEESSSESDEDGKRNRKRAKQTTDAEKDGRRKPEEINELGKEEGKKDERKGERKKDVSTESRLQRLHGEIKISLKINNPDVKKCLVALDELSSLQLTTQHLQKHCELIATLKKIRRFKASQDVMDKATMLYNKFKTMFLVGEGETLISQVINKSLAEQRQFEDAKKGALKRAEQSREPGAENRAVNGDSSPEDKSTETERERTDETAAAEQNSVTNPAEESA